One window from the genome of Echinicola vietnamensis DSM 17526 encodes:
- a CDS encoding YoaK family protein, whose translation MLRKFSNSRTLSDNIKLGSLTAFSAGMVNVVSVMLFFAFTSNVTGHYAVLAEEIAKGNWYQAGVVAAWIMLFFFGGFTSNCIIIHFNKRYTYLAHAVPVFLEILCLLVVGTYVQFYYAETLLETEWLVGLMLYAMGIQNGLTASISNSAVKTTHLTGLTTDLGMLFSMFTKKEYRENPQLRGKLKIQLSIMVSYMSGGITAGFIYMTIAYNVFYIVCLFLLIVIGYDYYKLKYYELVNRRDRKSKKDFYRYIGVKNKKKILEKA comes from the coding sequence ATGCTCAGAAAATTCAGCAATAGCAGGACACTAAGCGATAACATTAAACTGGGAAGCCTAACGGCTTTTTCGGCAGGGATGGTGAATGTGGTCTCAGTAATGTTGTTTTTCGCGTTTACTTCGAATGTAACGGGCCATTATGCGGTTTTGGCAGAGGAGATAGCGAAAGGTAACTGGTACCAAGCTGGTGTGGTGGCGGCATGGATCATGCTGTTCTTTTTTGGTGGGTTCACCTCCAATTGCATCATCATCCATTTTAATAAACGCTACACTTATTTGGCGCATGCCGTCCCCGTGTTTTTGGAAATCCTTTGTCTTTTGGTCGTAGGGACTTACGTGCAGTTTTATTATGCCGAGACCTTATTGGAGACGGAATGGTTGGTAGGGCTGATGCTGTATGCCATGGGCATCCAAAATGGATTGACGGCGAGTATTTCCAATTCTGCAGTGAAAACGACCCACTTGACGGGCTTGACCACAGACTTGGGCATGCTCTTTTCCATGTTTACCAAGAAAGAATACCGTGAAAATCCCCAATTGCGGGGCAAGCTTAAGATACAGTTGTCGATTATGGTCAGTTACATGTCCGGAGGCATCACTGCAGGCTTCATTTACATGACCATTGCTTACAATGTGTTTTATATCGTTTGTCTTTTCTTGCTGATTGTCATTGGCTATGACTATTACAAATTGAAGTACTATGAGCTGGTCAA